Within Raineyella sp. W15-4, the genomic segment CGCCTCGGCCCACAGGGCGTGGCACAGGCCGTGGATGCTGAGGACCGGCACGGCCGCCCCGGCCTCCCCGAGGCGCTCGGCGATCCGCTCGGCCAGTCCCCGGGCGGCGGCCCGGGAGAAGGTGAGGACGAGGAGTCGCTCCGGCGCGACCCGGTGGTCACGGACGGCGGCGACGGCGGCCTCGACCAGTGCCGTGGTCTTGCCCGTGCCGGCGGCACCGAGCACCAGCAGCGGGCCACGCCGGTGGTCGACCAGCACCTGCTGGGCCGGGTCGAGGACCGGGCCGGCATCCAGCCGGCGGATCCCGTCGTTCAACACGTTCGCCGATCTCGTCGCCTCCACGTACTCATCCCAGCAGAGGCCACTGACATCGCCCGGGAGACCCGCCCGAGCCGCCCGGATCCATCACCCACCGGTCGCCGGCGTCTCCGCCGTCAGCGAACGGCTGTCGCCCCGGGGACCCCGATGTGGCACGGTGGAGGGCAGCCATACCCGAGCAGAGAGGCACACCGGTGGAGATCAAGATCGGCGTCAAGAATCTTGCCCGTGAGGTCGTCGTCGACCTCGACCAGACAGTCGACGCGTTCAAGGCGACCTTCGAGAAGGCGCTCCTGGACGGCACTGTGCTGTCCCTCACCGACACCCACGGCCGCCAGGTGCTGATCCCGGCCGACGCCGTCGCGTACGTCGAGATCGGGCAGCCCAACGCCCGTCCGGTGGGCTTCGGCAGCCTCTGAGGATCGCGGTCGCGGGGCACTGCCGGCCGCTGGGCTAGACTGGTCGCGTGACGAGCCCCTCAGCGGGGCGCCACCGTACCTCCCGGGCGTGCCGAGCCGAAGAGCGCGTCCAAGCAGGACGCCGCACCATCGTGCGCAGCGCCCGCGACTGCAAAGGCCAGAGCCCTGACAGACAACACCACCACCTTCACGGATCTCGGCATCGATGCCGCTTTCGGCGACGCCCTCGCCGAGCACGGCATCGTCCATCCGTTCCCCATCCAGGAGATGGCCATCCCGATCGCCCTGCAGGGCACCGACCTGATCGGGCAGGCCCGCACCGGGACCGGCAAGACCCTTGCGTTCGGGCTGCCGCTGCTGCAGCGGATCGCCCTGCCGGCCGACGCCGAGGACGGCCACGGCACCAGCCCGCAGGCGCTGGTCATCGCCCCCACCCGGGAGCTGGCCAACCAGGTCGGCAAGGATCTCGGCACCGCCGCCGCCCGGACCACCGCACGGATCCTCACCGTCTACGGCGGCACCCCGTACGAGCCGCAGCTGGCCGCCCTTGCCGACGGCATCGACGTCGTCGTGGGGACGCCGGGCCGGCTGCTGGATCTGGCCGACCGGCGCGCCCTGGACCTGTCCCGGGTGCGCATCGCGGTCCTCGACGAGGCCGACGAGATGCTCGACCTCGGTTTCCTCCCCGACGTCGAGCGACTGCTGTCCAAGACGGCGCGGAACCGTCAGACGTTGATGTTCTCCGCCACCATGCCCGCCCCGATCGTCGCGCTGGCCCGGACCCACCTGCACTCGCCGGTGAACATCCGCGCCGAGCACCAGGAGGATGTGCAGACCGTCCCGGCCACCCGGCAGTTCATCTACCAGGCCCACCCGCTGGACAAGCCGGAACTGGTCGCCCGGATCCTGCAGGCGAGGGCTCGCGACCGGGTGATGATCTTCTGCCGGACCAAGCGCGAGGCGCAGCGGGTGGCCGACGACCTGTGCGAGCGGGGCTTCGCCGCCGCGGCGATCCACGGTGACCGCACCCAGGCCGCCCGGGAGCAGGCGCTGCGCCGGTTCCGGGAAGGTCGGATCGACGTCCTGGTGGCCACCGATGTCGCGGCCCGCGGGATCGACGTCACCGGCGTCACCCACGTGATCAACTACGAGTGCCCGGAGGACTCCAGCACGTACGTCCACCGGATCGGCCGCACCGGCCGCGCCGGGGCCGAGGGGGTCGCCGTCACGCTGGTCGACTGGGCCGATGTGACCCGGTGGAAGGTGATCAACAAGACCCTGGGCCTCGACCTGGCCGACCCCCAGGAGACCTATTCCACTTCCGACCACCTGTTCGCCGAGCTGGACATCGACCCGGAGTCCACCGGCCAGGTCGGCCCGCCCCGGCCGACCAGCGGCACGGCGGGACACAAGGGCGGCGCCGGGTCCGCCAAGGGCTCCGGCCGGGCCACCGGCGGGCGCCGGCCGGGCCACCGGTCGCCGACCCGTTCGGGCGCCCAGCCGGCCGAGGGCGCCACGAAGGGGGCCGCGACCGAACCGACCCAGCCGACCACCGGCGAGACGGCACCCCGCCGACGCCGTCGGCGCCGGATCCGACGCGAGAGTGAGGGGGCCGCCACGGCCCCGCCCCCGGCGGAATGAGATCCGGATGACCGAGTCCGACTGGCCGATCGAGAAGGCCGTCGTCGACCTCGACGACGGCACGTCGTTGGCGCTGCACACCTGCAGCCCCGATGACGAGCGCGGTGTGGTCATCCTCGTGCACGGCATCTTCGGGTCGAAGGAGGACTTCGACACCGTGCTGCCGGCGCTCGCCGAGGAGGGCTTCACCGCCTGCGCGCTCGACCTGCGCGGCTGCTACGAGTCCGCCTCCCCCGGGCCGTTCTCGCTGGCGGTCTTCGCCGAGGACGTCATCGCCCTGGTCGACGAGATCGGCTCCGACATCCCGGTCCACCTGGTCGGTCAGGGCTTCGGCGGACTGGTCGCCGAGGAGGCGGCCCTGCTCGAACCGGACTTCTGGGACTCGGTCACCCTGGTGAGTTCCGGCCCCGGCGGCCTGGGCCGCACCCGGCCGCTCGGCTTCGTCGAGGACGCCCTCGCCGAACACCGCCCGCTGGCGGAGATCCACCGGGAGTTCCTCGACCTGCTCGGGCTGACGGTGGACCACCCGTCGGCGTTCCTCGACGAACGGCTGGCCCGCACAGATCCGCGGGCCGTCGCTGCGATGATCGACGCCGCCGAGCACACCCCGGACCGCTCCGGGCTGCTGTGCGCCACCGGGATCGACTTCCACGTGGTGTACGGCGAGTACGCCGACTCCTGGCCGATCCGTGCCCAGGTGGCGATGGCCCGCAAGTTCGGCGCCGACCCGGTGGTCCTCAAGGGCTGTTCCGACCATCCGGCCGAGGACCGGCCGGAGGCCACCGCGCGGGCGCTGGTGCAGAACTTCCTCGAGCTCGACTAGGCCGGCGTCGACGGACGTCAGGGCTCAGCCGCCCATCAGCTCCCGCAGCCGGGCGTACTGCTCCGGGTCGGTGACCTCGCAACCCAGCGGATTGTGCGTCTTGCCGGTGCCGTGGTAGTCACTGGAACCCGTGATCAGCGCCCCGTGGGTGGTGGCGTACGCCCGCAGCCGCCGCCGGTCCTCGGGCCCGTGCTCGACATGGTCGACCTCCCAGCCGGCCACCCCGGCGGCCAGCAGCTCGCCCAGCACCTCCAGCGGCAATGCCCGCTTCGAGTCCCGACCCCACGGGTGGGCGATCACCGGGACCGCCCCGGCCGCCCGCACCGTCCGGACGGCGGCGAAGACGTCCGGGGCGTAGCGGTCCACGTACGCCGGGCCGCCCTCCGCCAGGTAGCCGGCGAACGCCTCGTCGCGGCTCGCGACATAGCCCCTGGCGACCAGGGCGTCGGCGATGTGCGGCCGGCCGATCGACGGGGTGTTCCGGGCCTGGGCGGCCACCTCCTCCTCGGTCAGCGGCATGCCCAGCGCGGCGAGCCGGCGCAGCATCGCCGGGATCCGTTCGGTCCGCCCGTCCCGGATCCGGGCCAGTTCGGCGGCCCAGGCCGGGTCCGTCCGGTCCCCACCGTAGCCGAGCAGGTGGACCGAGCTGCCGCGGTGCCCGCAGGACATCTCGACGCCCGGCACGACCTCGAGACCGATCTCGGCACCCGTCCGGGCCGCCTCCGCCAGCCCGTCCCAGGTGTCGTGGTCGGTGAGGGCCACCACGGCCAGGCCGCTGCGCGCCGCCGCCCGGACCAGCTCGGCCGGGGTGTCGGTACCGTCCGACACGGAGGAGTGGGTGTGCAGGTCGATCCGGCCCGGGACGGTCATGGCACTCATGGTAGGGGGTGGCACCATGGGTTCCATGCAGATCTCCGCGACCGCACTGTTCCCCGCCGATCCGGTCCGCGTCTTCGCGATGCAGACCGATCGGGCCTTCCTCGAGGAGGTCTGCCGGCTCGGCGGCGCCGTGGCGTACGAGGTCGAGGCGATCGGCAACCGCACCAAGATGTCACGCAGCATGCCGTCGCCCGACGTGGCGCGGAAGTTCGTCGGTGACACCATCACCGTGGTGGAGACCTATCTCTGGGGCACGGCGTCCGCCGACGGCACCCGGATCGCGGACCTGGTCGTGGACGTGCCCGGCACGCCGGGGCGGATGACCGGCGCGGCGGTGCTCTCCCCCACCCCGAGTGGCAGCCAGATCGTCGTCTCCGGTGACCTGGTGGTCAGGCTGCCGCTGGTCGGCCGCAAGCTCGAGCAGGCGGCCGCCCCCGCGCTCACCGCGGGCGTCGAGGTGCAGGAGAAGGTCGCACGCCGCTACCTTCTGGCCTGAGGCCCTCAGCCGAGCAGCGCGTCGAGTTCGTCGGGGGCGTACCAGAGCAGGTCGTGCTCGGCGACCAGGGCCGCGATGTGTTCGGCGAAGGCGGCCGGCTCGGTGCGTACGGCCCGAGCCGCGGCGACCGCGGGCAGCGCCGCCGGCTCGTCGACGAACAGCGCGCTCACCTGCGCCCAGTCGACGCCCGACACGGTGACCCGGCCCGATCCGGCCTCCGGGTCCGCCACCAGCTGGTCCGGACGGACCCGGACCGCCACCACGAACCGCGGGCCGGCGGATGAGCCGGCCAGGCTGCGCGCCGCGGCGTCGGTGAGGGCCCAGAAATCGGCCTCCTCCTCGTCGTCCGGCACCGCCAGGTCCAGGTCGCGCCGCCGGGCGTACGCCACGTCGACGCTGATCCCCTCGGCGCGATCCAGGCGTCCGGACCGGCGGAACTCCTCCGCCGCCCCTGGCGCCGAGGGCAGGTAGACGGTCCGGGTGGTGCGTGCGCTGGCCATGGCCTCAGGCTAGTGCCCCGAGCCGTCCGGAGTCGCCCGGAGTCGCCCGGGTGTTGTCCGTCCGCCGCGCTGTCCACAGATGTGTTGTCCGGCCCTTCCCGGCGCGCGCCACGACCGGCACGGTGGAGGCGTGCTCACCCTGTTGCTGCCCGAGTCCCGCCCGCCCCGCCTCGACCTGTCCGGACCGCCGGACGAACAGGTCGGCCAGCCGGGTCTGTTCGACACCCTGCCCGATCCGTCGGCGCCCCCGCCGGGCTCCGCGCGGGCCCGGATGCTGGCCGGTGCGGGCGAGGCCTGCACGGCGGCACTGCTCGACGTGCTCGCCGGTCGGCGCGGCCCGCACCAACTGGCCCGGTGGACCACCGAGGCCGTGCTCACCGATCTGGTGCTGCTGGCCCGGGCGGTGCGCCGGCACCCGGTCCGGACCGGATCACCGTACGTCCAGGTGGTCGGCGACCGAGCCGCCGAGATCGTTGTCCCGTGCCGGCCCGGCCGGGGCGAGGACTGGACCCCGCTGCGGGTGCTCACCGCAAGGGTCGAGCCGTACGCCGACCGCTGGCACTGCTGCCATCTGGGCTGGATCGCCGGCCCGCCCCGGCACCCGGCGGGTCAGGCCGAGGCCGTCGCCGCTCCGGTCTTCCGGCCGTGACAGTACTTGAACTTCTTGCCCGACCCACAGGGGCACGGGTCGTTGCGGCCGACCCCGGCGTACGGATCGTCCGCCGACGGGACCCGGCGCCGCACGGTGGCGCGGGTCTCGTTGCTCTGCTCGGCCTTGCCGTCCTCCCCGGGCGCCGAGTAGGCCAGCGGCGCCTCGACCCGTTCCGCCAGCCCGGTGGCACTGGCCCGGCCGCCGGCCGGGACGCCGGCGGTCACCTCGGGGCTGGCCACCGGACGGCCGGCGGCGGCTCCGACCACGATCGGCCGGCCCCGGTCGTCGCGGACGATCCCCACCTTCGGCTGGTCGGGCAGCTGCACCTCGAGATTGAACAGGTAGCCGACCACCTCCTCCATGAAGGCGTCCATCATCGCGGTGAACATCTCCGCGCCCTCACGCTGGTACTCCACCAGCGGGTCACGCTGGGCCATCGCCCGCAGGCCGATGCCCTCGCGCAGGTAGTCCATCTCGTAGAGGTGCTCGCGCCACTTCCGGTCGAGCACCGTGAGCAGCACCCGGCGCTCCAGCTCGCGCATGTTCTCCGCGCCGAGGTGTGTCTCGCGGGCGTCGTACGCCTCACGGGCATCGGTCTGGAAGTCCTCGACCAGCTCGGCGGAGCTGAGGTTGACGCCCCGGTAGTCCTCGATGTCGAGACCGACCGGGTAGAGGGTCCGCATCTGCGCCCACAGCGCGTCCAGGTCCCAGTCCTCGGCGAAGCCCGTCGCGGTCGCCTCCCGGACGTAGCCCTCGACCACCTCGTCGGTCGCCGCGCGCAGCCGCTCCGAGACGTCGGCCCCCTCCAGCACCTTGCGGCGGTCACCGTAGATGGCGTGCCGCTGGCGGTTCATCACGTCGTCGTAGCGCAGCACGTTCTTGCGCATCTCGAAGTTCTGCGACTCGACCTGCTCCTGGGCCTGCTGGATCGACTTCGAGACACGCTTGTTCTCGATCGGCTGGTCGTCGGGGATCCGCAGCGCCTGCATCACCCAGTCGACGATGTCGGACTTGAACAGCCTCATCAGGTCGTCCTCCAGCGACAGGTAGAACCGGGACTCACCCGGGTCGCCCTGCCGGCCCGAGCGGCCGCGCAGCTGGTTGTCGATCCGCCGCGACTCGTGGCGCTCCGACCCCAGGACGTACAGGCCGCCGAGGTCGACGACCTCCTCGTGCTCCGCCTTCGACTGCTCCTCGTACGCCTTCAGCACCTCGGGGTAGTCCGCCTCGTACTCCGCGGAGTTCTCCAGCGGGTCGACCCCGCGGTCCTGCAGCGCCTTGTCGGCGAGGAACTCGGAGTTGCCGCCGAGGATGATGTCGGTGCCACGACCGGCCATATTGGTCGCGACGGTGACGGCGCCCTTGCGGCCGGCCTCGGCGACGATCGCGGCCTCACGCTCGTGGTTCTTGGCGTTCAGCACCTCGTGCGGCACCCCGACCTGCTTCAGCAGCGCCGAGAGCACCTCGGACTTGGCCACCGAGGCGGTGCCGATCAGCACCGGCTGGCCCTTCTCGTGGCGCTCGGTGACGTCGGTGACGATCGCCCGGAACTTCGCCAGCTCGGTGCGGTAGATCAGGTCCTTCTGGTCGAGCCGGATCAACGGCTTGTTGGTCGCGATCGGCAGCACCGACAGGCCGTAGATCTTCTGGAACTCCGACTCCTCGGTCTTGGCCGTGCCGGTCATCCCCGCGAGCTTGTCGTACATCCGGAAGTAGTTCTGCAGGGTGATCGTCGCCAACGTCTGGTACTCGTCGCGGACCTCGACCCGTTCCTTGGCCTCGATCGCCTGGTGCAGGCCCTCGTTGTAGCGGCGACCGGGCAGGGTACGACCGGTGTGCTCGTCGACGATCAGCACCTCGCCGTTCAGCACGACGTAGTCCTTGTCCTTCTTGAACAGCTCCTTGGCCCGGATGGCGTTGTTCAGGTAGGAGATCAGCGGGGTGTTGACCGACTCGTAGAGGTTGTCGATGCCGAGCTCGTCCTCGACCCGGTCGATCCCGGGCTCGAGGATCGCCACGGTGCGCTTCTTCTCGTCGACCTCGTAGTCCCGGTCGACCTGCAGCTTGCGGGCGACCAGCGCGGCGAACACCGGATACCACTGCCGGTTCTCCTCGGCAGGGCCGGAGATGATCAGCGGGGTCCGCGCCTCGTCGACCAGGATCGAGTCGACCTCGTCGACGATGGCGAAGTGGTGGCCACGCTGCACACAGGCGTCCAGGGTGAGGGCCATGTTGTCGCGCAGGTAGTCGAAGCCGAACTCGTTGTTGGTGCCGTACGTGACGTCGCAGCGGTAGGCCCGGCGGCGTTCCTCCGGGTCCATGTTGGCCAGGATCGTGCCGACGGACAGCCCGAGCCAATGGTGCACCCGGCCCATCCACTCCGCGTCACGGCGGGCCAGGTAGTCGTTCACCGTGACGACGTGGACACCCTCACCGGTCAGCGCGTTGAGGTAGACCGGCAGGGTGGAGACCAGCGTCTTGCCCTCACCGGTCTTCATCTCGGCGATGTTGCCCCAGTGCAGCGCCGCCCCGCCCTCGATCTGCACGTCGTAGTGACGCTTGTCCATCACCCGCTTGGCGGCCTCGCGGACGGTGGCGAATGCCTCGGGCATGATCGAGTCGAGCGACTCGCCGTTGTCGAGGCGCTGACGGAAGTCGTTGGTCTGGCCCCGCAGCTCGGCGTCGTCCATCGCCACGAAATCCGGCTCGATCAGGTTGACCCGCTCCGAGACGGTCTTGAGCCGGCGAAGGATGCGACCTTCGCCCATGTGCAGGATGGTGTCCAGGACTGCCACGGAATCAGTGCTTTCTCACGAGTTCGTCTGGGGCGTCCACCCGCGGGCGGACGTACCCCATCGTAAGGGGTCGGCGAAGCTCCGCCGACCCCCTCGTCAGCCGCGGCGGTAGTGGTAGCGGCGCCCGGTCACCGTGGACGGCACGATTGCCATCACCTCGGGCCTGTCACCCTCGATCCACGGGTGCACGCCGCTGGCCGCAGTGGCCGCCTCGGCGCCCTCCAGCGCGGTGGCGAAGCCACGGACGACGACGCTGGTGCTCTCCCGGTCCTCGATCCGGTCGACCTCGTAGGCGACCGTGCCCTGCTCGTCGATGCCGAGCAGCTTCGAGCCCTGCCCGGTCTCGAAGACGATCTGGCCGTCGCGGACGGCGTGGTTGATCGGGACGATGTTGACCTCGCCGTCGAGCACGTACGCCAGTCGACCGACGGGTTGTCCCGCCAGGACCTCCCAGCAGGCCTCGGCAGTCAGTTCCTCCATGCGCTCGTGCTCCATCGGTACTCCTTCGTGTGGTGGGGCTCCGCGTTCGTGTGGTCGGGCTTCGTCCCCGAGCGTACGACATCCCCCTGCCGCGATGTCGACGCCCCGCCCCGGAGCGGAGCCCGCCGCGGTGGCGGCGGATGTCAGACTGGTGACGTCCCGGCGCCCGCGGGCGGCCGGGGAGGAACGCAACGAAAGGCAGCTGTTCATGAGTGAACTCGCAAGCATCGGGGTCGTCGGGATGGCGGTGATGGGTTCCAACCTGGCGCGGAACTTCGCCGCCCACGGCCACACGGTCGCCATCTACAACCGCAGCGTCGAGAAGACCGAGAAGGTGATGGCCGAGCATCCCGAGGCCGGCTTCATCGCCGCCCGGACGCCCGAGGAACTCGTCGCCGCCCTGGCGAAGCCACGCCGGATCATGATGATGGTCAAGGCCGGCGCCGCGACCGACGCCACGATCGAGACCTTCGCCCCGCTGCTGGAGGACGGTGACATCCTCATCGACGGCGGCAACGCCTTCTACAAGGACACCCAGCGCCGCGAGATCGCGCTGCGCGACCAGGGCATCCACTTCGTCGGCGTCGGCGTCTCGGGCGGTGAGGAGGGCGCGCTGAACGGCCCCTCGATCATGCCGGGCGGCTCGCCGCACTCGTACGAATTCCTCGGCCCGCTGCTGGAGGACATCTCCGCGAAGTACCACGGCGAGCCCTGCTGCACCTACATCGGCACCGACGGCGCCGGCCACTTCGTCAAGATGGTGCACAACGGCATCGAGTACTCCGACATGCAGGGCATCGGCGAGGCGTTCAGCCTGCTGCGGGCCGCCGGCCTGAGCGTGCCGGAGATCTCCGACATCTTCCGGGAGTGGAACACCGGCGAGCTCGACTCGTACCTGATCGAGATCACCTCGCAGGTGCTCGACCAGGTCGACGCGAAGACCGGCCGGCCGCTGGTCGACGTGATCGTCGATGCGGCCGGGCAGAAGGGCACCGGCTCGTGGACCGCCCAGATCGCCCTGGAACTCGGCGTCGACGTGAACGCGGTGGCCGAGTCCGTCTTCGCCCGGGCGGTCTCCTCCTCCCCCGAGCTGCGCGCCGCGCTCCGGCCGCTGCTCGCCGGGCCCGACCGGATCATCGCCGTCGAGGACCGGGCCGGCTTCGTCGAGGACGTCCGCCAGGCGCTGTGGGCCTCCAAGGTCGTCGCCTACTCCCAAGGCCTGGACCTGATCCGGGTCGGCGCCCAGCAGTACGGCTGGGACATCGACGTCGCCGCGGTGGCCCGGATCTGGCGCGCCGGCTGCATCATCCGGGCCCGGCTGCTCGGTCGGATCTCCGACGAGTACGCCGCCAACAACCTCACCAACCTGCTCCAGGCCCCCTCGCTGGTCACCGACATGGCGGCCGCCCAGGACGGCTGGCGGCGTACGCTCGGGCGGGCGATCGCGGCGGGGGTGCCGGTGCCGGTCTTCTCCTCCGCCTTGGCCTACTACGACAGCGCCCGGTCGCCGCGGCTGCCCGCCTTCCTGATCCAGGGCCAGCGCGATTTCTTCGGCGCCCACACCTACCGGCGGATCGACGAGGAGGGCACCTTCCACACCGAGTGGTCCGGCGACCGTACGGAGACCAGGCTGGACTGACCCGCGGACCGATCCGGCGGACGCGGATCCGAAGAACGCCGAGGGGGCCGGCCCGGGTGGACCGGCCCCCTCGGCGTACCGGAGGACTCAGCAGTGATGTTCCCCGGGGACGGCTCAGCCGACCCTCTCCTGGGTCGCCTCCCCGTCCAGCCGGAGCACGCCGTAGCTGTAGCCCTTGCGGCGGTAGACCACGCTGGGCACCCCCGCCTCGGCG encodes:
- a CDS encoding pyridoxamine 5'-phosphate oxidase family protein, whose product is MEHERMEELTAEACWEVLAGQPVGRLAYVLDGEVNIVPINHAVRDGQIVFETGQGSKLLGIDEQGTVAYEVDRIEDRESTSVVVRGFATALEGAEAATAASGVHPWIEGDRPEVMAIVPSTVTGRRYHYRRG
- a CDS encoding Rv3235 family protein, which codes for MLTLLLPESRPPRLDLSGPPDEQVGQPGLFDTLPDPSAPPPGSARARMLAGAGEACTAALLDVLAGRRGPHQLARWTTEAVLTDLVLLARAVRRHPVRTGSPYVQVVGDRAAEIVVPCRPGRGEDWTPLRVLTARVEPYADRWHCCHLGWIAGPPRHPAGQAEAVAAPVFRP
- the gndA gene encoding NADP-dependent phosphogluconate dehydrogenase, coding for MSELASIGVVGMAVMGSNLARNFAAHGHTVAIYNRSVEKTEKVMAEHPEAGFIAARTPEELVAALAKPRRIMMMVKAGAATDATIETFAPLLEDGDILIDGGNAFYKDTQRREIALRDQGIHFVGVGVSGGEEGALNGPSIMPGGSPHSYEFLGPLLEDISAKYHGEPCCTYIGTDGAGHFVKMVHNGIEYSDMQGIGEAFSLLRAAGLSVPEISDIFREWNTGELDSYLIEITSQVLDQVDAKTGRPLVDVIVDAAGQKGTGSWTAQIALELGVDVNAVAESVFARAVSSSPELRAALRPLLAGPDRIIAVEDRAGFVEDVRQALWASKVVAYSQGLDLIRVGAQQYGWDIDVAAVARIWRAGCIIRARLLGRISDEYAANNLTNLLQAPSLVTDMAAAQDGWRRTLGRAIAAGVPVPVFSSALAYYDSARSPRLPAFLIQGQRDFFGAHTYRRIDEEGTFHTEWSGDRTETRLD
- a CDS encoding DUF3107 domain-containing protein yields the protein MEIKIGVKNLAREVVVDLDQTVDAFKATFEKALLDGTVLSLTDTHGRQVLIPADAVAYVEIGQPNARPVGFGSL
- a CDS encoding DUF2505 domain-containing protein, with translation MQISATALFPADPVRVFAMQTDRAFLEEVCRLGGAVAYEVEAIGNRTKMSRSMPSPDVARKFVGDTITVVETYLWGTASADGTRIADLVVDVPGTPGRMTGAAVLSPTPSGSQIVVSGDLVVRLPLVGRKLEQAAAPALTAGVEVQEKVARRYLLA
- the secA gene encoding preprotein translocase subunit SecA gives rise to the protein MDTILHMGEGRILRRLKTVSERVNLIEPDFVAMDDAELRGQTNDFRQRLDNGESLDSIMPEAFATVREAAKRVMDKRHYDVQIEGGAALHWGNIAEMKTGEGKTLVSTLPVYLNALTGEGVHVVTVNDYLARRDAEWMGRVHHWLGLSVGTILANMDPEERRRAYRCDVTYGTNNEFGFDYLRDNMALTLDACVQRGHHFAIVDEVDSILVDEARTPLIISGPAEENRQWYPVFAALVARKLQVDRDYEVDEKKRTVAILEPGIDRVEDELGIDNLYESVNTPLISYLNNAIRAKELFKKDKDYVVLNGEVLIVDEHTGRTLPGRRYNEGLHQAIEAKERVEVRDEYQTLATITLQNYFRMYDKLAGMTGTAKTEESEFQKIYGLSVLPIATNKPLIRLDQKDLIYRTELAKFRAIVTDVTERHEKGQPVLIGTASVAKSEVLSALLKQVGVPHEVLNAKNHEREAAIVAEAGRKGAVTVATNMAGRGTDIILGGNSEFLADKALQDRGVDPLENSAEYEADYPEVLKAYEEQSKAEHEEVVDLGGLYVLGSERHESRRIDNQLRGRSGRQGDPGESRFYLSLEDDLMRLFKSDIVDWVMQALRIPDDQPIENKRVSKSIQQAQEQVESQNFEMRKNVLRYDDVMNRQRHAIYGDRRKVLEGADVSERLRAATDEVVEGYVREATATGFAEDWDLDALWAQMRTLYPVGLDIEDYRGVNLSSAELVEDFQTDAREAYDARETHLGAENMRELERRVLLTVLDRKWREHLYEMDYLREGIGLRAMAQRDPLVEYQREGAEMFTAMMDAFMEEVVGYLFNLEVQLPDQPKVGIVRDDRGRPIVVGAAAGRPVASPEVTAGVPAGGRASATGLAERVEAPLAYSAPGEDGKAEQSNETRATVRRRVPSADDPYAGVGRNDPCPCGSGKKFKYCHGRKTGAATASA
- a CDS encoding DUF6912 family protein — protein: MASARTTRTVYLPSAPGAAEEFRRSGRLDRAEGISVDVAYARRRDLDLAVPDDEEEADFWALTDAAARSLAGSSAGPRFVVAVRVRPDQLVADPEAGSGRVTVSGVDWAQVSALFVDEPAALPAVAAARAVRTEPAAFAEHIAALVAEHDLLWYAPDELDALLG
- a CDS encoding DEAD/DEAH box helicase — its product is MTDNTTTFTDLGIDAAFGDALAEHGIVHPFPIQEMAIPIALQGTDLIGQARTGTGKTLAFGLPLLQRIALPADAEDGHGTSPQALVIAPTRELANQVGKDLGTAAARTTARILTVYGGTPYEPQLAALADGIDVVVGTPGRLLDLADRRALDLSRVRIAVLDEADEMLDLGFLPDVERLLSKTARNRQTLMFSATMPAPIVALARTHLHSPVNIRAEHQEDVQTVPATRQFIYQAHPLDKPELVARILQARARDRVMIFCRTKREAQRVADDLCERGFAAAAIHGDRTQAAREQALRRFREGRIDVLVATDVAARGIDVTGVTHVINYECPEDSSTYVHRIGRTGRAGAEGVAVTLVDWADVTRWKVINKTLGLDLADPQETYSTSDHLFAELDIDPESTGQVGPPRPTSGTAGHKGGAGSAKGSGRATGGRRPGHRSPTRSGAQPAEGATKGAATEPTQPTTGETAPRRRRRRRIRRESEGAATAPPPAE
- a CDS encoding PHP domain-containing protein, which gives rise to MTVPGRIDLHTHSSVSDGTDTPAELVRAAARSGLAVVALTDHDTWDGLAEAARTGAEIGLEVVPGVEMSCGHRGSSVHLLGYGGDRTDPAWAAELARIRDGRTERIPAMLRRLAALGMPLTEEEVAAQARNTPSIGRPHIADALVARGYVASRDEAFAGYLAEGGPAYVDRYAPDVFAAVRTVRAAGAVPVIAHPWGRDSKRALPLEVLGELLAAGVAGWEVDHVEHGPEDRRRLRAYATTHGALITGSSDYHGTGKTHNPLGCEVTDPEQYARLRELMGG
- a CDS encoding alpha/beta hydrolase — translated: MTESDWPIEKAVVDLDDGTSLALHTCSPDDERGVVILVHGIFGSKEDFDTVLPALAEEGFTACALDLRGCYESASPGPFSLAVFAEDVIALVDEIGSDIPVHLVGQGFGGLVAEEAALLEPDFWDSVTLVSSGPGGLGRTRPLGFVEDALAEHRPLAEIHREFLDLLGLTVDHPSAFLDERLARTDPRAVAAMIDAAEHTPDRSGLLCATGIDFHVVYGEYADSWPIRAQVAMARKFGADPVVLKGCSDHPAEDRPEATARALVQNFLELD